The genomic DNA TTCCCCCTCGCAGTCACGATAAGGGAGGCCGATCGTCATAGGATGGCCGTTTATCATCTCCTCCCGGAGCATGACTGCCGGAGTCAGCATCGCCTCGCTCGGTCCTCGTGCTGCGGAGTcaatatgatatgatatgaatgctatctcctctttctccgcttcttctccttcttcgtcttctccttaATCTCGTCCAGGAAGAAAGGTCGATCAACGACTTGCGATCGCTCCACATTCCCCAGCGTCTATTGTGTCTATTTTTGGGTTGAATGAGCAACATTGCCGGGCCATTCGGGGACTATCGATTGTTCCATGACTCCGTGGAAGCCCAGACATTGGTGACTCAACCCCAAGGCCTTCTCCTCTCGCAGGGTCCCTGTTCTCCATCCAACTCCGGTCCCCGGGGCTTCCCTCTCACTCTTAATAATCCCTTCCACCTCGTTCCTGCCTTTTCTGCTAAGTGGCGGCAACAACCTTCACCATTCAATTTGACAGCTTGATCTGCCGACCTTAATATCAACCTCACCCCATCGGTTCACTCACGTCTCTTCCTCCGTATCGTCGTTATCAGTCATCTACACCTCGTTGAACTACACAGTCATCATGTCTGACTCCAACGACCTTCGTCATAACGGTACCGCGGCCAAGAGGGTCTATAACCACAAGTCCAAATGGGCCTACGGTGGCCGAGCGGCGCTCCCGCATCGCGATGTCTCTCTCTCTGACCCAGTGACTCGTCCAGCGGCACCTCAGACTCACTCCCTGAAGTACGTTGTCATACAGTCTCATCCAACTATTCATCAAAACTGACTTCTCGAAAGGTATTCCCGTCTTTTGCAGCTTGACCGAAAGGCCAAGTCCAACCAGCTAGCGACCACCGCCAAGTCCACCCTGCGACGTGACATTCGGGAGGCCCTGGACAGCGGCCCATCCGACTCCTCCGCCGCGGAAGACGTTGAGGAACCCTCAGCCGCAAAGGATATTCTAGGACACCTTCAGGAGGAGGATCTGTTAGAACCATACCAAGTGTCGGGACAGACAATCCTCTCTGATGCGATAAGCAAGGCTGTAGAGAAATTTGAGACACGAGAAACCGAGAAGCTGGTCGAGGAATACGAAATCATTACTCGGGAGAGTGAGATCGCTACGGGCTAtctcgccgatgatgatttcgagCTAGTCGACCATGATCACGCAAGGCTGTGAATATTCTGATGCTGTATATTTTTCTCGGTTTATCTTGCGATATGTCCTAATGCCACAAGCGTCGGTTATGGAGTTGATTAGAATTTGCCCCTTCTCTTTGGCGGCTGTTTCATTATGTTTTCGTTTGTCTACATGagacttttgtttttgtaCCTTTGATACCGGTGATGATGGGCTACGACCTGGATTTTATTATTAGATTGTTCATACTCATATCCTCAGTTTGATGTTCTATTCCTGTGAATACGTGATGATTATGAACAAATCAATATTTGGTTTTACATCCTACAATGCTACGTTATGGAGTAGGGTATAAGCgcaaaataaaagaaagacagtgtAAAGACTCCCAAACTCATCTCCTTGAGTTGGAAAAGGCGGCTGGATTCACCAATGAATATACTTGTCAAAGACACATCATAGTGTAGTATAGTACGAGGGCGTCATATTTAGTCTGTGGCCTATGTGAGACTACTTCGTATTATACTTCGTGAGCAATATATATTACGTTCTGCCCCTGCATATTGCCAGTCACCGCCATTTTTTATTGCCATCTCCCAAATTATTGCTAATTTTCTGTCCAACACCAAATTTATGCCGGtaaaaatggaaagaaaataacatatcgtaaaataaaatgaaatgagTCCAGATAGGTGAATaatggaggatgaggggGAACCCGTTGCCAGGGTAAGCGTACTAGGGCTGCCAGATTTGTTTACCATCACCGATCGGGAATGGTCAAGAATTCGCCGATCGAACGAATGTCAATCAGTTACTCCAAATCTTTCTCTACCTTTCTGTCATCCCCCCTCACGCGCGCGTTGTGTTTAGGacattttcccttccatcaTTCAAGATGGACAAACGATCAGCAGAAAGTCCGATGGACTTCGAATGGCAGACAAGGGCGCCAGGCGATGTGACTTCACCCTTCTATCAGCTCAGCATGCAGCATGacaaccagaagaaacgTGCGGCCTCCATGCACTCCGCCCATCATAATCATTGCTAATTTAATTTTACTCCGCACAGGACCCCATCGCGTCTTCGAATCCCCCGGAAAGAAACAGATGCCGGCCTTGCGCGAACCCAATTCACagcctttcctcttctcccagccGCGATCGCAGGACCCTCCTGGCACCCCGAAATCCCTCTTTGGCCAGTCCGCATTCATGACGCCGCGCAAGTTTGATGTCGATTTCTCGTCCGGCGCAGAAAATATGTCGTCCCCTGAGAACGCGGACAATGAGGATACGCCAGAGCCGCCCATGAAGTCGGGCCATCGAAATTCATTATTCAACATGTACGGACGTTTCGCACCGAGCCCCGGACGGGGCGAGATTCCTCGTCTGAACCATTATTCCAATGCGTTGGCTCGCCGGgtgcagaagagaaggcggagGGACAAGGCATTAGATATGCAGTTTCGCAGggagagtgatgatgagagtgatgACGAGCATGTGTCAGGCAACAAGCAGAACCAGAAACAGGGGCACGTTCAGGGGGAGGCTCAGCCGGCATCGCGTATGAATTCTTTCTCGGATTTTTTCGCTTTGCTCGAGGCGCACCCCAACGTTCCGAGTATCCTGTCTTGGTGGGCTCAGTTGATCGTCAACTTGTCTTTATTCTCGCTCGCTGTGTATGTGGTGTTTGGTTTTGTGTCGGCTATTCGGGCAGAATTCGAGCAGGCGGCGGAAGAGGTGTCCGATACGATATTAGCAGAAATGGCGACCTGTGCAAAGAGCTACGTGGATAACAAATGCGGTGGCGGAGACCGACTTCCAGCCCTGGAGACAGTATGTGAAAACTGGGAACGCTGCATGAACCGGGACCCCGCGAAGGTTGGTCGGGCAAAGGTGTCGGCACATACCATGGCGATTATCATCAACAGCTTCATCGACCCGATTAGCTGGAAAGCGATTGTATGTCCTCTTTTCCTAAACCCCGCATAGACAAGCTGCCACGGCTAATGCTCTCCAGAtgttcttcctcgccacCATATCGACAGTCACCGTTGTCAGCAATTGGTCTTTCCGCTCGTTCAGAAACCGTTATAATCAACACGAGTATACTCATCCCTCCGCCCCTAGCTTTCCTCGGCAACCATCCGGACAGCACCACCCTTCGTTAGGCCCCTCCCAGCCGTCTTACCAGCACTCCGTTGGGTTTAACTACCAAAGCCATGCGCCGAGTCTTGATCATAAGAAAGAAACACCCTTGATGCTTGAAGACTCACCTACTCGGGACTTCGTGAATGAGCGGAGCCGCACTCGAGAAAGCCGCATGCGCACCCCAAGTCCCACCAAGAGAGATAGGAAGTTGTTATAATTTGTGGGGTGACAAACGTGTGTGTATAAAATTGCATTAGCGGAAGGATTCCGGCGTTTATTGTTTATTTCAAACTGGGTTTTGGACAAAAGATTGTGTTCGGTCTTTGATAGGTTCTCGTCCACTGGCGTTGCACGATGGAGCACATAACGTCAGTTTCTCTActtgtatatatagacaTTTTTGGCAACGATGTGCATTACTATTTCTACGAGCAGCTGGTCTCGACCATATGAAGATCTAAATGATGACACAGTACTCATGTATCCATGGAAATGATTATTACTTGACTGACACGAATAGGCATCGCAATATGTCCGTACGCTACAAACCCTGATCGTGTGCCATATATATTCACCGATCAGCCATGGAAATGAACCTCAAAGTGGTGATTGTTTACTTTTAAGAGACATAATATACATGAATCCACCCGAAGAGACACATCCATGCCGATACACCAGCAAACCAGGCCTCTCACAAGACTCACGTTCGTCCAAAAATACCCTGAGGGGTCATAGCCTTGGTCGCTAAAGCAAAGAACCCACCAGTAAAACACATGACACCACTGAATATGCTTGCCTCCGAGTACCCTCCATAGTGTTTGACGAGTGCCCCATTCACTGGGGGTCCGATCAAAGTTGCGAAAGAGCTCAAGGCTATGCCCATTCCCATGTAAGTTCCCATGTCCCGGGGGTCCTTAGGACAGAGGGTAAAGGCCGCTGAAGCTCCTGAGATGATGGTACCCGAAGTAAAGCCAATGACAGCCGAATACACGATCAAGCCTGCGTTGGTGGTAGCCAAATTGAAACAGAATATCACGATTGCCGTGGTTATACCACCGACCATGAACGCATTCAGTCGTCCAAATTTGTCTGCTAATATGCCTGGGATGACACGGCCAAATGTGGATGCCGCGTTCAGAATCGCCAGCAAATATCCAGAAAGGGTTGCACTCATGCTTCTGGATACTGCATATGAAGGGATGTAGAACAGGGGAAAGAACATGCCAAtgaacatgaagaacaaTGAGACTATCAGAAGGGCGAATTTTGCCTCCTTCAATGCTGATGGAATCCAGAAGGGGGATGTACTTGGCGGCAGACGGCGATTGACGGTGAGGCACGCGAATGCCATGATGGGCATTATGAGGAAACCGATGATTCGCACCGACCATCCGAATCCCAAAGAAGAGCCGTTCAGCATTTTGGACAATGCAATGGGAATCGCAATGCCGCCAACAGACGAACCAGCCGCAGCAATGCCTAGAGCGGCTGCTCGCCTTTTGTCAAACCATTGCGATACTGCTGGAAATGCTGGGAACTGAAGGAAGCCCGTGACTACGCCCATCAATACACCTTGCACGAGCATGATTTGCCAGTACGTCTTGCAAAGACTAAGCATCATCATGGCGAAAACATAGGCTACTGCAGCTGGCCGGATAATCTAGTCCTTATGTCAGTTCGTGGCAGAGGTCGAGGCAGAAGAAATGACATACCCATGCGCCGTAACGATCGAATAATGGGCCTGAGCATGCACCCGTTGCAAATTGAAGGAATGCTGCTAGCGATCCTATCCAGGCAATATTGTCTGGCGTTTGTCCGCGAAGTTGATGGGACAAGTAGTATTCCTCGAAAGTACCGAACGAATTCGCGAAGCCGAgacaacagaagaagagtgaAGCGCCCCCTGCGGCGACGAGCCACGCTCTACCACCATCTGGTGCTTCTTCATATTTCGATGAGACCACAGACACTTTCTCCTGGTCGACCTCGCTTCTGGGTGAAATCATAGTATGTTCGGGTGATCTTGTCATGTTGCAAAGAAGAGCCCCGGATTAGTTATGGTTCGCACAGCAGAATGTATATGTGAATTTGGGGTcattcttggccttgagatATGACTAGCCTTAATATATAGCATAATGAATGAACAAATAATGATCCCTATACTATTCAAATTGCTATTGAATGGTGTGTATACTAATCGGGGATAAGCCCGGAGCCGGTCATCGGAGTCGGTAAATGGCAGGCGGAGCGGACCAAAAGGGCAAAGGCTGACCTCCAAAAACCAGTCGTGTCCTCAGCTCCTTTTATTTTGTTATCTTCCGGCAAAACGGAATGAAAAATAGTTCGGAGATACGCTGTAAACAGCGTGACACTTTCTTAGTTTGGACCGAGTTCAAAACGGTCGTAAGGGCTAACCATGACTGACCCCGAACGGCGGCGCAGACGACCGGCTGTGTAGGTCACGGAACCCTTACATATCCGCGTCCTTCATTCGCACTGACCGCAGAGATACAGCTCGTGCTCTCTTTGCAGGAGACGAAAGATCCGATGCGATCGGAAGTCTCCCTGTAACAACTGTGTGCGCTCAAAAAATGAGGCGTGCATCTATGAAACTCATCCCTCTGACCATCCGCGGCCCCGTGTTAACCATGGCCAAACAATTAGCCTGGAATCCCGAGAGGGTCCCTCTCCAACAGCTCCTAGCGCATCTTCCTACGTAAGCAGGCCATCAACCGAGACTAACCATGCATATGAGTCCATAGTTGGCGGCTCGACAGATGCCACAACGCCTAGGAGTCAAGCGTCTGTTGCGGACGTCGAGGCGCTGAAGAGTAGAATCAAAAACCTCGAAGAGCAGCTCTCTAAAGCAAATCAGGGGCCTGTCCAGTCCTCTAATTCGACTTATGCTCCTCACCTAAGGGTCATGAATTCGCCTCTATGCGAGGTTGATAGCCACTTATTCGGGGAAACTCAAGTCATCACTCGTAGTGTTGTGCATAAGTCCCGCATGTTTGGCCAGAGTCATTGGATCAATGGTGTGATTGGGCTAGTAAGTACTTACAGGCTTGCTCCTTTTTAGGAAACAGATATGCTGATATCTCATTAGTGCCGTGATGTCTTCGAGATGCTCGAGCCTCACGTACGTGACGAAACATCGGATATTTTATCTGGTATGCAGAGGTGTAAAACCCTTGCGAGGGTTATCAAGTCGCGGCGGACACCTTTATGGCCGTCACCTTTAGCATCTGCT from Aspergillus oryzae RIB40 DNA, chromosome 7 includes the following:
- a CDS encoding uncharacterized protein (predicted protein), whose product is MSDSNDLRHNGTAAKRVYNHKSKWAYGGRAALPHRDVSLSDPVTRPAAPQTHSLKYSRLLQLDRKAKSNQLATTAKSTLRRDIREALDSGPSDSSAAEDVEEPSAAKDILGHLQEEDLLEPYQVSGQTILSDAISKAVEKFETRETEKLVEEYEIITRESEIATGYLADDDFELVDHDHARL
- a CDS encoding putative nuclear envelope protein Brr6 (predicted protein), with amino-acid sequence MDKRSAESPMDFEWQTRAPGDVTSPFYQLSMQHDNQKKRPHRVFESPGKKQMPALREPNSQPFLFSQPRSQDPPGTPKSLFGQSAFMTPRKFDVDFSSGAENMSSPENADNEDTPEPPMKSGHRNSLFNMYGRFAPSPGRGEIPRLNHYSNALARRVQKRRRRDKALDMQFRRESDDESDDEHVSGNKQNQKQGHVQGEAQPASRMNSFSDFFALLEAHPNVPSILSWWAQLIVNLSLFSLAVYVVFGFVSAIRAEFEQAAEEVSDTILAEMATCAKSYVDNKCGGGDRLPALETVCENWERCMNRDPAKVGRAKVSAHTMAIIINSFIDPISWKAIMFFLATISTVTVVSNWSFRSFRNRYNQHEYTHPSAPSFPRQPSGQHHPSLGPSQPSYQHSVGFNYQSHAPSLDHKKETPLMLEDSPTRDFVNERSRTRESRMRTPSPTKRDRKLL
- a CDS encoding uncharacterized protein (monocarboxylate transporter) → MTRSPEHTMISPRSEVDQEKVSVVSSKYEEAPDGGRAWLVAAGGASLFFCCLGFANSFGTFEEYYLSHQLRGQTPDNIAWIGSLAAFLQFATGACSGPLFDRYGAWIIRPAAVAYVFAMMMLSLCKTYWQIMLVQGVLMGVVTGFLQFPAFPAVSQWFDKRRAAALGIAAAGSSVGGIAIPIALSKMLNGSSLGFGWSVRIIGFLIMPIMAFACLTVNRRLPPSTSPFWIPSALKEAKFALLIVSLFFMFIGMFFPLFYIPSYAVSRSMSATLSGYLLAILNAASTFGRVIPGILADKFGRLNAFMVGGITTAIVIFCFNLATTNAGLIVYSAVIGFTSGTIISGASAAFTLCPKDPRDMGTYMGMGIALSSFATLIGPPVNGALVKHYGGYSEASIFSGVMCFTGGFFALATKAMTPQGIFGRT